The Shewanella sp. MTB7 genome includes a window with the following:
- a CDS encoding 23S rRNA (adenine(2030)-N(6))-methyltransferase RlmJ has protein sequence MLSYRHGYHAGNYADVLKHTVLLQVLKLMHKKPTPFVYIDTHAGAGGYALTDQFAQKTGEYLEGVAKLWGKEDLPEPLAEYLADVVHFNQGKPELSFYPGSPAFVDMNRYEKERMVLHELHGADYAQLEEQFTGDRYIRIVKDDGLKGLIAAVPPRERRGVILIDPSYEMKTDYQDVPSAIIKAHKKFSTGVYMLWYPVVNRAQTEGMLKLLAQSGIKNQLRIEQAVKADSDEFGMTAAGLWIINPPWQLDTKADEILQYLSPLLNQGGGKVTMKLEVPE, from the coding sequence ATGTTAAGTTATCGCCATGGCTACCACGCCGGCAATTACGCCGATGTATTAAAGCACACTGTCTTACTGCAAGTGCTTAAACTGATGCACAAGAAACCAACACCTTTCGTCTATATCGATACCCATGCCGGAGCCGGTGGTTATGCGCTAACGGATCAGTTTGCACAAAAGACAGGTGAGTATTTAGAGGGTGTCGCTAAGCTGTGGGGAAAAGAGGATCTGCCAGAGCCATTAGCTGAGTATCTAGCCGATGTGGTTCACTTCAACCAAGGCAAACCGGAACTCTCTTTCTATCCGGGCTCGCCAGCTTTTGTCGATATGAACCGTTATGAAAAAGAGCGCATGGTACTGCATGAACTTCATGGTGCTGATTACGCTCAACTCGAAGAGCAGTTCACCGGTGACCGATATATCCGCATTGTAAAAGATGATGGGTTAAAGGGGCTAATCGCTGCTGTTCCTCCCCGTGAACGACGGGGCGTTATCCTAATCGACCCAAGTTACGAGATGAAAACCGATTATCAAGATGTGCCTAGTGCAATCATTAAGGCTCATAAAAAGTTCTCAACTGGGGTATATATGCTCTGGTATCCCGTGGTAAACCGTGCCCAAACCGAAGGCATGTTAAAGTTACTTGCCCAAAGTGGCATTAAGAATCAGCTTCGCATCGAACAAGCGGTAAAAGCAGACAGTGATGAGTTTGGTATGACTGCGGCGGGTCTGTGGATCATTAATCCTCCTTGGCAGCTCGATACTAAGGCTGATGAGATATTGCAGTATCTGTCACCTTTACTGAATCAAGGTGGCGGCAAAGTGACAATGAAGCTCGAAGTCCCTGAGTAA
- a CDS encoding winged helix-turn-helix domain-containing protein: protein MQLTSTLSLNLTQQHLFDTEDSSRIELSYAETAVLQLMLKHQGSLVTREALLNAGWLDRVVSPSSLQQCISILRKKLVNYPEVELKTIPRHGYVLHLTGQTKGKSQLTQSKATLLFGMAVIACLLLLSYSYFNHHQAPYNETLITSKLSDIEGIIRVFTAADSKIKSAESTNQRLANQITNEPHWQAPFKTFTSFALLSDKMDSFAICPDTQHQECSGKQLINISSEKGHGGQLALSSFLTTKIRMEQKTYNKLDLPELRRHQGNLNEQIYHGDLYFSIDNNKLVRSDIRISLVDLSPDSGIFYFAACITDEDCYTTPIRYEIRGQFKRTSEKWQQRKVERFDIEISKTTLSSPNALSDTAQIIYLALRKQHLTQAGLSFYRVYQDDNTAVWQLPLVNDNIMWMQRQTLKL from the coding sequence GTGCAACTAACGTCAACGCTAAGCTTAAACCTAACTCAACAACACCTGTTTGATACTGAAGACTCGTCACGTATTGAGCTCAGCTATGCGGAAACAGCGGTGTTGCAGTTGATGCTCAAACATCAGGGAAGCCTTGTCACTCGCGAGGCTTTGTTAAACGCTGGATGGCTCGATCGGGTGGTCTCCCCCTCATCTTTACAACAATGCATCAGTATACTGAGAAAGAAACTGGTCAATTATCCAGAGGTCGAGCTCAAAACCATTCCAAGACACGGCTATGTATTACACCTTACAGGGCAAACTAAAGGTAAGTCTCAGTTAACACAATCTAAAGCGACGCTGCTATTTGGAATGGCGGTTATTGCTTGCCTATTATTGCTCAGCTATAGCTATTTTAACCATCATCAAGCGCCCTATAATGAAACCCTCATTACCAGTAAATTGAGCGATATTGAAGGTATCATCCGCGTATTTACGGCGGCAGACAGTAAGATAAAGTCAGCCGAATCGACTAACCAACGCTTAGCAAACCAAATAACTAACGAACCACACTGGCAGGCCCCCTTTAAGACCTTCACCAGCTTCGCCTTACTCAGTGACAAAATGGACAGTTTTGCTATCTGTCCCGATACACAACACCAAGAGTGCAGCGGTAAACAGCTGATAAATATTAGTAGTGAGAAAGGCCATGGTGGCCAGCTCGCTTTATCGAGTTTCTTGACCACTAAGATACGAATGGAACAAAAAACCTATAACAAATTGGATCTGCCAGAACTAAGGCGGCATCAAGGAAACTTAAATGAGCAGATTTATCATGGCGACCTGTATTTCTCAATTGATAATAACAAATTGGTGCGCAGTGATATCCGCATTTCGCTAGTCGATCTGTCGCCAGATAGTGGGATTTTCTATTTTGCTGCCTGTATTACTGATGAAGACTGCTATACCACCCCTATTCGCTATGAGATCCGTGGCCAATTTAAGCGCACTTCAGAAAAATGGCAGCAACGTAAAGTTGAGCGTTTTGACATTGAAATAAGTAAGACAACACTTTCTTCACCCAATGCGCTATCCGACACAGCACAAATAATCTATCTTGCACTGAGAAAGCAACATCTGACCCAAGCAGGCCTCAGTTTCTATCGCGTTTATCAAGATGACAACACTGCGGTATGGCAACTGCCCTTGGTGAACGACAACATCATGTGGATGCAACGACAAACCCTCAAATTATGA
- a CDS encoding multiheme c-type cytochrome has translation MNQATLAERKMMMTPKKLTTKLCYLALLAACSMGMQACSDGEDGRAGEDGKPSNDVTTQAKTLTLTIDKTAITDNILSFSFNAENELAIPVVKIAAIKVSATQLLPQAKGERSQWQKLANETCTPEKGCDGLLVDNMDGSYVYTMHAPLVSGDVKHKGEFTQRLLFSVLKTDNIPASEVINDFKVDGSEITDNRGIINSESCLSCHDDITSIKHGGDKIENCASCHTNNNMTDPAKVWPVLAHTVHIGITPQALGNCTTCHAKESSENQLQATNWNQVPTRETCSSCHDMTSNPVYDHGTQPDNGNCLTCHSPENTYDVHLSQSEKAIAEDERNIVNISLEQAKLVEKKGQYFAEISFSLLDRQGQRITVQNNNPADADWIKNLQLYVNWGTSVDFTTSRGYSIFVKSNKKDITQDGSDGITPAGERARTPLAKSEANVFTYLMGPVVTQDQFSGDLLADTGFITNRFIYCFDSAQNLVSCDQAGHTKNAEANKRWFFNKDGLTDAPEAKRPVIVSNRTCGTCHGYDAFNDNTELACRSCHSRNTEINKELADTTCFSGHDHDELGEHVRPFEARAMMPSGKPGFLSSTADIIDPCLACHNPNTPPTQAIREMHTKPSDWDYVEQLTVSHPDHKVWMHSLHTNQRATQDRENGVRNIEFPADKANCYRCHEGDTFGVERLTAVGRPLALDLDYNPDSRASPAIDITVDAYSSPVSATCYACHAKQENADGKLVINKAVRAHMEQNGGRFGVTANELQVEACAVCHSVDNLKRVHNL, from the coding sequence ATGAATCAAGCGACATTAGCAGAGAGAAAAATGATGATGACCCCAAAAAAGTTAACCACTAAACTGTGTTACCTAGCACTGCTAGCAGCCTGTTCTATGGGTATGCAGGCTTGCTCAGATGGTGAAGACGGTAGAGCAGGTGAAGATGGTAAGCCAAGTAACGATGTGACTACGCAGGCAAAAACCTTAACCCTAACGATAGATAAAACTGCGATTACCGACAATATCTTGAGCTTCAGCTTTAACGCTGAAAATGAACTTGCTATCCCCGTCGTTAAAATTGCAGCCATTAAGGTCAGTGCAACACAACTATTACCACAAGCAAAGGGTGAGCGCTCACAATGGCAAAAACTAGCGAATGAAACTTGCACACCAGAGAAAGGTTGTGACGGCCTCTTAGTCGACAACATGGACGGCAGTTATGTCTACACCATGCATGCGCCACTTGTTAGTGGTGATGTTAAGCACAAGGGAGAATTTACCCAACGCTTACTGTTTAGCGTGTTAAAGACAGATAATATCCCCGCATCAGAAGTGATTAACGACTTTAAGGTAGACGGTAGTGAAATCACTGATAACCGAGGCATCATTAATAGCGAATCTTGCTTAAGTTGTCATGATGATATTACTTCAATTAAACATGGTGGGGACAAGATTGAAAACTGCGCCAGTTGCCACACCAACAATAACATGACAGATCCTGCTAAAGTTTGGCCGGTTCTGGCTCACACCGTACACATAGGTATTACCCCACAAGCCCTAGGTAACTGTACCACTTGTCACGCCAAAGAAAGCAGCGAAAACCAGCTACAAGCGACTAACTGGAATCAAGTGCCCACTCGTGAGACTTGTTCAAGCTGCCACGACATGACCAGCAACCCGGTTTATGACCACGGTACTCAGCCTGATAATGGCAATTGCTTAACCTGTCACTCACCAGAAAACACCTATGATGTGCACTTGAGTCAATCAGAAAAAGCCATAGCAGAAGATGAGCGTAACATCGTTAATATCAGTCTTGAACAAGCTAAGCTCGTCGAAAAAAAGGGTCAGTATTTTGCTGAGATCAGCTTTTCTCTACTCGACAGACAAGGCCAACGCATCACAGTACAGAACAATAATCCTGCCGATGCAGATTGGATTAAAAACTTACAGCTATACGTCAATTGGGGTACCTCGGTTGATTTTACCACCAGCCGCGGTTATAGCATTTTTGTAAAGAGTAACAAGAAGGACATTACTCAAGATGGCAGCGACGGTATTACCCCTGCTGGTGAGCGAGCTCGTACGCCGTTGGCAAAGTCTGAAGCCAATGTTTTCACATATCTGATGGGGCCTGTCGTGACTCAAGACCAGTTCTCTGGCGATCTACTTGCTGATACTGGTTTCATCACTAACCGTTTTATCTACTGCTTCGACAGCGCCCAGAACTTAGTCAGCTGTGACCAAGCTGGTCACACTAAAAATGCAGAAGCGAATAAACGTTGGTTCTTCAACAAAGATGGCCTAACCGACGCACCTGAAGCTAAGCGTCCTGTGATTGTTAGCAACAGAACCTGCGGCACTTGCCATGGTTATGATGCATTTAATGACAACACAGAACTTGCATGTCGCAGCTGTCACAGCCGCAACACCGAGATCAACAAAGAGCTAGCTGATACCACCTGCTTCTCAGGTCATGATCACGATGAACTGGGTGAGCATGTACGTCCATTCGAAGCACGCGCTATGATGCCCAGCGGTAAACCGGGCTTCCTCAGCTCGACTGCGGATATTATCGATCCTTGCTTAGCTTGTCATAATCCGAATACCCCACCAACTCAAGCGATTCGAGAGATGCATACTAAGCCTAGCGACTGGGATTACGTTGAACAGTTAACGGTAAGTCATCCTGATCATAAAGTGTGGATGCACTCTCTGCACACTAATCAACGCGCAACTCAAGATCGTGAAAATGGCGTGCGTAATATTGAGTTCCCAGCGGACAAAGCCAACTGTTACCGTTGCCATGAAGGCGATACCTTTGGTGTCGAACGCCTAACTGCGGTAGGCCGTCCATTGGCACTCGACTTAGACTACAACCCTGATTCAAGAGCGAGTCCAGCGATTGACATTACCGTTGATGCCTATAGCTCTCCAGTCTCTGCAACCTGTTACGCCTGTCATGCAAAACAAGAAAATGCCGACGGAAAGCTGGTGATCAACAAGGCCGTACGTGCTCATATGGAGCAAAATGGGGGGCGATTTGGCGTGACGGCCAATGAGCTACAAGTTGAAGCTTGTGCTGTTTGTCACTCAGTAGATAACCTTAAGCGGGTGCATAACCTATAG
- a CDS encoding class I SAM-dependent methyltransferase yields MSCIFFNRHYPTLESACERWGLVFDANAEFELVFENNCLVLNKRDEPKLNGICVDFVSGAVAHRRKFGGGRGQSIAKAVGLKQGVNPHVVDGTAGLGRDAFVLASLGCNVTMVERHPVVAALLEDGLRRAYESAEIGTWMQERMRLVHGSSLESVAALGEEVDVVYLDPMYPHREKSALVKKEMRVFQSLVGADLDADGLLAPAMALASKRVVVKRPDYAEDLDGVKPSMVIATKKNRFDVYIKAAMTA; encoded by the coding sequence GTGAGCTGCATTTTCTTTAATCGACATTACCCTACACTAGAGTCTGCCTGCGAGCGCTGGGGCCTTGTATTTGACGCCAATGCTGAGTTTGAATTGGTATTTGAAAATAACTGTCTGGTGTTAAATAAACGCGATGAACCTAAGCTCAATGGGATCTGTGTTGATTTTGTTTCCGGTGCCGTAGCGCATAGACGTAAATTCGGTGGCGGACGTGGCCAGTCAATTGCCAAAGCCGTTGGACTGAAACAAGGGGTTAACCCACATGTTGTCGATGGTACTGCTGGTCTTGGTCGTGATGCGTTTGTATTGGCGAGTTTAGGTTGCAATGTGACCATGGTTGAACGTCACCCTGTAGTGGCGGCATTATTGGAAGATGGCTTGCGCCGTGCCTATGAGAGTGCTGAGATAGGTACTTGGATGCAAGAGCGTATGCGCTTGGTGCACGGCTCCAGTTTAGAGTCTGTTGCTGCATTGGGTGAGGAGGTCGATGTGGTGTACTTAGACCCCATGTATCCCCACCGTGAAAAGTCAGCTTTAGTGAAAAAAGAGATGCGCGTGTTTCAATCTTTGGTTGGCGCCGATCTTGATGCCGATGGCCTGCTAGCTCCAGCTATGGCCCTTGCCAGTAAACGTGTGGTGGTGAAACGTCCTGATTACGCCGAAGACTTAGATGGTGTGAAACCGAGTATGGTTATCGCCACTAAGAAAAATCGCTTCGATGTCTATATAAAAGCAGCTATGACGGCTTAG
- a CDS encoding MAPEG family protein yields the protein MTLSNKQNGVFKGMASAMLISIIVIIASIAFDPLNYSDMSQLSERLTVLGVSLILPTSFLIASIGRLAKFRFFSPEDIDGSGLTSGTSEAVVLQSLLQNTLEQIVITYGVYTAWSLLMPTSWLSVVPLCSVLFAIGRIFFFKGYSHGAPARAFGFALTFYSTVLMFLVLVVYQLMVVIS from the coding sequence ATGACATTATCGAATAAACAAAATGGTGTGTTCAAAGGCATGGCATCGGCAATGCTGATTTCAATAATTGTAATTATTGCCTCAATTGCCTTCGATCCATTGAATTATTCTGATATGAGCCAATTATCAGAAAGGTTAACTGTCTTAGGGGTATCTTTAATCTTACCAACGTCATTTTTAATTGCTTCAATTGGAAGGCTGGCAAAATTTAGATTCTTTAGCCCAGAAGATATTGATGGTAGTGGGCTAACATCAGGTACTAGTGAAGCTGTAGTATTACAAAGCTTGCTTCAAAATACACTAGAACAAATAGTAATTACGTATGGTGTATATACGGCTTGGAGTTTGTTAATGCCGACTTCTTGGCTATCCGTTGTTCCTTTGTGTTCAGTATTATTCGCTATTGGACGTATATTCTTTTTTAAAGGTTATAGTCATGGCGCTCCAGCAAGAGCTTTCGGGTTTGCATTAACATTTTATTCAACCGTATTGATGTTCTTAGTGCTTGTAGTGTATCAATTAATGGTAGTTATAAGCTAA
- a CDS encoding RCC1 domain-containing protein, whose amino-acid sequence MMKNKLHLKTLIITSLVFGLMGCGGDDSGLLDEPAPPTPPPTIPTTESLRALPKAVMLIEGDTLTVDVADAVLAVNISSWALTNVQDSNGLGEITQETETGFDYSAKTSGIASLPYEIQGGGLTSTSTVLVAINAKDTGEPDVNTPPSAKNVILETLSNQSVNVDLNQFILDINNDALQIKHLVTASGRFTLGEDGYTVTFQPAGFVGVDQAVYSVDDGQGGYALASIVITSREANPSIPNTLPVAKDFAQNIDSKTLPTWSIDLATLGLISDADGDTLSIAHIYSSNNRAIKSGATTIDYTPGSFTGIDQFTYIITDGKQGYAAGSISVTVSNSTPGNAIPTAKPIVIKNILDNDFRPILIDVTTSVVDTDNDELQLIDVFGENGTVAIDASNPLVINYTPPSPSQGLQDDFTYVVTDGKGGIAMSTVKVEFIHHNPNAPVANIAQLTTLHDEAVSINLEDYISDVETANSELTVSNLQGVALPATVTLAGKTITYTPNGFMGTALLTYTVSDGELSTQGIVVIGVNPDADHTVIAKDFTVRVEAGSTFATRLDWLSNVSTDATDVDGLTLTLVSVRGEELGVVTIVGDTLNYTPIEGKFGQDKLIYTVKDGHAPTQFAHGKITINVEPHEAPEITALTIEGKPTIGSTLTAKVTCTTCDTTKYQYKWMINGLTAGTASTYTYQTSDSGFNIRLEVTGEDAYKQKTAEYGVYEVSKVEKIYLTDRAAAAVKEDGNVVTWGKSIDGGDSAGVDFTGGVQTIYSTVSAFAAVKKDGSVVTWGDANNGGDSASVDFSGGVETIYSTAIAFAALKKDGSVVTWGNSIYGGDSAGVDFSGGVEKIYSNDNAFAAVKKDGSVVTWGDITNGGDSAGVDFTGGVEKIYSNGYAFAAVKKDGNVVTWGNITNGGDSSGVDFTGGVEKIYSTRTAFAAVKKGGSVVTWGSERQGGNSAGVNFSGGVEAIYSNQQTFAAIKKDGNVVTWGNSEFGGNSGWVDFSGGVKEIFSNRTAFAALKNDGSVVTWGHAAGGGSSSAVASQLASDVVDVFSKPGVFAAFKSDGSLIFWGIDNWGADTSTVSEQISSGVSSLYGTELSVIALKECGTVVTWGDSYVGDSSAVADQLIPSFSKVQSSIM is encoded by the coding sequence ATGATGAAAAACAAATTACATTTAAAAACACTGATTATCACCTCGCTCGTGTTCGGGCTAATGGGGTGTGGTGGGGATGACTCAGGATTGCTTGATGAGCCAGCGCCGCCGACTCCGCCACCGACGATTCCGACAACTGAATCATTAAGAGCCCTCCCTAAAGCCGTTATGCTAATCGAAGGTGATACTCTGACTGTTGATGTAGCTGATGCAGTTTTGGCTGTAAACATATCGTCTTGGGCGCTGACTAACGTACAAGATAGCAATGGACTCGGTGAAATCACTCAAGAAACAGAGACGGGTTTTGATTACTCAGCCAAGACATCAGGCATCGCATCGTTACCTTATGAAATTCAAGGGGGTGGGCTAACCTCTACATCTACAGTCCTAGTTGCTATCAACGCTAAAGACACGGGCGAGCCTGATGTTAATACGCCGCCGTCTGCAAAAAATGTCATCTTAGAAACACTAAGCAATCAAAGTGTTAATGTTGATTTAAATCAGTTCATTTTGGATATCAACAACGATGCTCTACAGATAAAACATCTGGTTACAGCATCTGGCCGATTTACGTTAGGCGAAGATGGTTACACTGTCACTTTTCAGCCTGCGGGTTTTGTAGGGGTAGACCAAGCGGTATACAGCGTTGATGATGGTCAAGGTGGTTATGCGCTCGCATCTATTGTTATTACCTCAAGAGAGGCTAACCCAAGCATACCTAATACCCTTCCTGTAGCAAAAGATTTTGCACAAAACATTGATAGTAAAACGCTCCCGACTTGGTCTATAGACCTCGCTACACTCGGGTTAATCAGTGATGCAGATGGCGACACATTGAGCATTGCTCACATTTACAGCAGCAACAACCGAGCGATAAAGTCTGGCGCGACCACGATTGATTATACGCCCGGTAGTTTCACTGGAATAGACCAATTTACCTACATCATTACTGATGGTAAGCAAGGTTACGCGGCAGGCTCAATATCCGTAACCGTCAGTAATTCAACGCCAGGCAATGCGATACCGACCGCAAAGCCAATCGTTATCAAAAACATATTAGATAATGACTTCCGTCCTATTTTAATTGATGTCACAACGTCTGTTGTCGATACAGATAATGACGAGTTACAGCTAATCGATGTTTTTGGCGAAAATGGTACAGTTGCAATAGATGCAAGCAATCCACTGGTCATTAATTACACCCCGCCATCGCCCTCACAAGGCCTTCAAGATGACTTCACCTATGTAGTCACTGACGGTAAGGGTGGCATAGCAATGAGTACGGTTAAAGTTGAGTTTATTCATCACAACCCGAACGCACCGGTTGCAAATATTGCCCAGCTAACAACACTGCACGACGAAGCCGTGAGCATCAACTTAGAAGATTACATTTCTGACGTCGAAACAGCAAACAGTGAGCTGACAGTCAGTAATTTACAAGGAGTAGCTCTTCCAGCGACCGTAACCTTGGCTGGTAAAACGATTACTTACACCCCGAATGGTTTCATGGGAACGGCGCTATTAACGTATACCGTCAGTGATGGAGAGCTAAGCACTCAGGGAATTGTTGTGATAGGTGTGAACCCTGATGCAGACCACACTGTAATTGCGAAAGACTTTACTGTCAGAGTAGAGGCTGGCAGCACTTTTGCTACTCGTCTTGATTGGCTCTCAAACGTATCGACTGACGCTACCGATGTTGATGGCTTAACGTTGACGCTAGTAAGTGTTCGAGGTGAAGAATTAGGGGTTGTTACCATAGTAGGTGATACGCTTAATTACACACCTATCGAGGGCAAGTTCGGCCAAGATAAGCTAATTTATACCGTAAAAGATGGCCATGCTCCTACGCAATTTGCGCACGGGAAAATCACCATTAATGTTGAGCCACATGAAGCCCCTGAAATAACTGCGCTAACGATTGAGGGTAAACCTACAATCGGCAGTACACTGACAGCCAAAGTGACTTGCACTACGTGTGACACAACTAAGTACCAATACAAGTGGATGATTAACGGCTTAACTGCAGGGACTGCATCAACTTACACATATCAAACCAGTGATTCTGGATTTAATATTCGTCTAGAAGTGACGGGTGAGGATGCTTATAAGCAAAAGACCGCTGAGTATGGTGTTTATGAAGTGTCTAAGGTTGAGAAGATATATTTAACTGATAGAGCTGCTGCGGCAGTGAAAGAAGACGGCAACGTGGTGACATGGGGGAAGTCTATCGATGGCGGTGACAGTGCAGGAGTGGACTTCACTGGTGGAGTCCAGACGATTTATTCAACTGTTTCCGCCTTTGCTGCTGTAAAGAAAGACGGCAGTGTGGTCACCTGGGGGGATGCTAATAATGGAGGCGATAGTGCGAGCGTGGACTTCTCCGGCGGGGTTGAGACGATTTATTCAACTGCTATCGCCTTTGCTGCATTAAAAAAAGACGGCAGCGTGGTGACATGGGGGAATTCTATCTATGGCGGTGACAGTGCAGGAGTGGATTTCTCTGGTGGTGTCGAGAAGATTTATTCAAATGATAATGCCTTTGCGGCAGTAAAGAAAGACGGCAGCGTGGTGACATGGGGGGATATCACCAACGGCGGTGACAGTGCAGGAGTGGACTTCACTGGTGGTGTCGAGAAGATTTATTCAAATGGTTATGCCTTTGCGGCAGTGAAAAAAGACGGCAACGTGGTGACATGGGGGAATATCACCAACGGCGGTGACAGCTCAGGAGTAGACTTCACTGGCGGTGTCGAGAAGATTTATTCAACTAGAACCGCTTTTGCCGCAGTAAAAAAAGGTGGCAGCGTGGTGACATGGGGAAGCGAACGACAAGGCGGTAACAGCGCAGGAGTGAACTTCTCTGGCGGTGTAGAGGCAATTTATTCTAATCAACAAACTTTTGCCGCAATAAAGAAAGACGGCAACGTGGTGACATGGGGAAACTCTGAATTCGGTGGCAACAGCGGATGGGTGGATTTTTCAGGAGGCGTAAAAGAGATTTTTTCAAATAGAACGGCTTTTGCGGCGCTGAAAAATGATGGTTCAGTAGTGACATGGGGCCATGCCGCTGGGGGAGGGAGCTCTTCTGCTGTTGCCTCACAACTCGCCTCTGATGTCGTCGATGTCTTTTCAAAGCCAGGTGTGTTTGCAGCATTTAAAAGTGACGGTTCATTGATATTCTGGGGGATTGACAATTGGGGGGCTGATACTTCAACGGTTAGCGAACAGATCTCCTCCGGTGTGAGTAGTCTATATGGAACAGAATTATCGGTTATCGCACTGAAGGAATGTGGTACGGTTGTAACATGGGGGGATAGCTATGTTGGTGATAGCTCCGCAGTGGCAGACCAATTAATACCTTCTTTTAGTAAAGTACAAAGCTCGATAATGTAA
- a CDS encoding OmpA family protein — translation MKKSLIFALCCGAPLSHAVAETSENFWYTGVDIGQGYYANGGNEASYDSTRNRLSGGLHLGYQFNGYFSTELAYQYLGKAYANYNNGQISAEFQQGVMSARLGYPVTDNLYPYLKVGGAGWMGDVKGLNNVDTDGFSPVFGAGLSYALTDNLALRAEYQFTQSLGDSAAGFSDHHLATIGVSWRFGFSPKPEPIIQEKLVEVIIEKPVEVKTYIVSGVDSDTIFAHNSSQLVSTKPLEKTLAFLAQYPTSVITITGHSDSTGPEKYNQWMSERRAHSVANYFITEGVNKARINVLGKGESEPVADNSTEMGRAMNRRVEMVVQPFEIKSPTII, via the coding sequence GTGAAAAAATCACTTATTTTTGCTTTATGTTGTGGAGCGCCCTTATCGCACGCCGTTGCCGAAACATCAGAGAACTTTTGGTATACCGGTGTTGATATCGGACAAGGCTATTACGCTAATGGAGGCAATGAGGCGTCTTACGATAGCACTCGAAACCGACTATCCGGTGGTCTACACCTTGGTTACCAGTTTAACGGCTACTTTTCTACTGAGCTTGCTTATCAATATTTAGGTAAAGCTTATGCAAATTACAACAATGGTCAGATATCTGCTGAGTTTCAGCAAGGTGTCATGAGTGCACGCTTAGGCTATCCAGTAACGGATAACCTGTACCCTTACCTTAAAGTGGGCGGTGCGGGCTGGATGGGCGATGTGAAAGGCTTAAATAATGTAGATACCGATGGATTCTCACCAGTGTTTGGTGCAGGACTATCTTATGCGCTGACGGATAATCTAGCCCTACGTGCTGAATACCAGTTCACTCAATCATTGGGTGATAGCGCCGCTGGCTTTTCCGACCACCACTTAGCCACTATTGGTGTGAGTTGGCGGTTTGGTTTTTCGCCAAAACCAGAACCAATTATTCAGGAAAAGTTGGTTGAAGTGATTATTGAAAAACCCGTGGAAGTAAAGACCTATATTGTTTCAGGTGTAGATAGCGATACAATTTTCGCTCACAACTCAAGTCAATTAGTCAGCACTAAGCCGCTTGAGAAAACCTTGGCATTTTTAGCTCAATATCCAACTTCGGTTATCACGATTACAGGGCACTCCGATAGCACTGGGCCTGAAAAGTATAATCAGTGGATGTCAGAGCGAAGAGCACACTCGGTAGCGAATTACTTTATTACCGAGGGGGTCAATAAGGCCAGAATTAACGTGCTGGGTAAAGGCGAATCGGAGCCGGTAGCAGATAACAGCACAGAAATGGGCCGAGCGATGAATCGACGTGTGGAAATGGTTGTTCAGCCGTTTGAAATTAAATCACCCACGATTATATGA